The proteins below are encoded in one region of Mycobacterium botniense:
- a CDS encoding WXG100 family type VII secretion target — MTINYQFGDVDAHGATIRAQAMALEAEHQAIVRDVLAAGDFWGGAGSAACQQFITELGRNFQVIYEQANAHGAKVQTAGSNMADTDAAVGSSWA, encoded by the coding sequence ATGACGATTAATTATCAGTTTGGTGATGTGGATGCGCATGGCGCCACGATTCGTGCTCAGGCGATGGCGTTGGAGGCTGAGCATCAGGCGATTGTGCGTGATGTGCTTGCGGCTGGGGATTTTTGGGGTGGTGCCGGTTCGGCGGCTTGCCAGCAGTTCATCACCGAGTTGGGTCGCAACTTTCAGGTGATCTACGAGCAGGCCAATGCCCATGGTGCCAAGGTGCAGACCGCCGGCTCCAATATGGCCGACACCGACGCCGCCGTCGGCTCCAGCTGGGCCTGA
- a CDS encoding WXG100 family type VII secretion target: MPARFMTDPHQMRAMAGRFDVHAQTVEDEARKMWASSQNIAGAGWSGTAQMTSYDTMGQMHQAFRNIVNMLHGVRDGLIRDANNYEAQEQASQQLLSS, translated from the coding sequence GTGCCTGCGCGTTTTATGACGGATCCGCATCAGATGCGGGCGATGGCTGGGCGTTTTGATGTGCACGCTCAGACGGTGGAGGATGAGGCCCGCAAGATGTGGGCGTCGTCGCAGAATATTGCCGGTGCCGGGTGGAGCGGGACCGCGCAGATGACGTCGTATGACACGATGGGTCAGATGCATCAGGCGTTTCGCAACATTGTGAATATGTTGCATGGGGTGCGTGATGGGCTGATTCGTGACGCGAATAATTATGAGGCTCAGGAGCAGGCCTCTCAGCAGTTGTTGAGCAGCTAG
- a CDS encoding PPE family protein yields MDFGALPPEVNSARMYAGPGAAPMMVAASAWNSLAAELASAATGYQSVISGLTGEEWLGPASVSMAAAAAPYVAWMSTTAAQAQKAATQATAAAAAYEAAFAMTVPPSVVAANRAQLAALVATNFLGQNTPAIMATEAHYAEMWAQDAAAMYGYAASSATASQLTPFTSPTQTTNPVGIAGQAAVVAQAAASAGGAQTQTHIAQFMSTLPSVLQSMSSPASSTAPASSRLGGIGAILAALGSASASTDYPSVVLNGLSSGSATAMMYIPSTLIPNMIGYFAGPGGNAAGGPVGPLGGGLGALLAPSGPLSALGALGGGAAGSASASTSAVSAGIGHASMVGALTVPPSWAATTPASAAASASQGTGWAAAPETHLAAMPPGIPTGGMGNRNFGFGAPRYGFKPTVMARPVAAG; encoded by the coding sequence ATGGATTTCGGAGCACTACCCCCAGAGGTCAACTCTGCGCGCATGTACGCCGGTCCGGGAGCGGCGCCGATGATGGTGGCGGCCTCGGCCTGGAACAGCCTGGCTGCTGAGTTAGCCTCGGCGGCAACGGGTTACCAGTCTGTGATCTCCGGGCTGACTGGCGAAGAGTGGCTGGGCCCAGCATCGGTGTCGATGGCCGCCGCGGCCGCCCCCTATGTGGCCTGGATGAGCACCACCGCTGCGCAAGCGCAGAAAGCGGCCACCCAGGCCACCGCTGCAGCGGCCGCATACGAGGCAGCGTTTGCGATGACAGTCCCGCCGTCAGTTGTCGCGGCGAACCGCGCTCAGCTGGCGGCGTTGGTCGCGACGAATTTCCTGGGCCAAAACACGCCGGCGATTATGGCCACCGAGGCCCACTACGCCGAGATGTGGGCCCAGGATGCCGCGGCCATGTACGGTTACGCCGCGAGTTCGGCCACCGCCTCGCAGTTGACGCCATTCACCTCCCCAACACAAACCACCAACCCGGTTGGGATCGCCGGGCAAGCCGCCGTGGTTGCCCAGGCCGCCGCCAGCGCGGGGGGTGCTCAAACCCAAACTCACATCGCGCAATTCATGTCGACACTACCCAGCGTGCTGCAGAGCATGTCATCGCCGGCGTCATCCACTGCCCCGGCGTCATCGAGGCTGGGCGGTATCGGCGCGATCCTGGCAGCTCTGGGATCTGCCAGCGCGTCGACGGACTACCCGTCGGTGGTTTTGAACGGCCTTTCCTCCGGAAGCGCAACAGCCATGATGTATATACCGTCGACGTTGATCCCGAACATGATTGGTTACTTCGCCGGGCCGGGTGGAAACGCGGCCGGCGGTCCGGTCGGACCTCTCGGCGGCGGCCTTGGGGCCTTGCTCGCTCCCAGCGGTCCGCTCAGCGCCCTGGGCGCGCTGGGAGGCGGTGCGGCCGGTTCGGCCAGCGCCAGCACTTCGGCGGTGAGCGCCGGGATAGGCCACGCGTCGATGGTCGGGGCACTGACGGTACCGCCGAGTTGGGCCGCGACAACCCCGGCAAGTGCCGCGGCTTCCGCGTCACAAGGCACCGGCTGGGCTGCGGCCCCCGAAACCCACCTGGCGGCCATGCCGCCCGGTATACCGACGGGCGGTATGGGCAACCGCAACTTCGGCTTCGGCGCGCCGCGATACGGTTTCAAGCCGACAGTGATGGCACGCCCCGTGGCTGCCGGATGA
- a CDS encoding PE family protein produces MSFVTTQPEALTAAAGSLQGIGSAMAAQNAAAAAPTTGVVPAAADEVSALTAAQFVAHAHMYQAVCSQAAAIHEMFVNTLGASAGSYAVTEAANAATTR; encoded by the coding sequence ATGTCGTTTGTCACCACACAGCCTGAGGCGCTGACAGCAGCGGCAGGCAGCTTACAGGGAATCGGCTCGGCGATGGCGGCCCAAAACGCCGCTGCGGCTGCACCAACGACCGGCGTGGTTCCCGCTGCCGCAGACGAGGTATCAGCGTTGACGGCAGCGCAATTCGTTGCACACGCTCACATGTACCAGGCGGTCTGTAGCCAAGCCGCGGCAATTCACGAGATGTTCGTCAACACCTTGGGCGCCAGCGCCGGTTCGTATGCGGTCACCGAGGCCGCTAACGCCGCTACAACACGTTAA
- a CDS encoding PPE family protein, with the protein MDFAALPPEVNSALIYSGPGSGPLMAAASAWTSLADELATAADSYQSVLAELSGEEWLGPASTSMATAAAPYIAWMTSTAAQVQHAAGQAAASAAAYESAFAMTVPPAVIAANRAQLAALVATNFLGQNTPAIAATEAQYGEMWAQDAAAMYGYAASSAAAGKLTPLTSPNHVTNPAGLAGQAAAVTHAAASATSNQTGLIGLISELPSAVESLASPLASAVESSPIGAMANAINNFLGIPFVSNVIYNVGVTLAWNVAMMTATFPLLGHFIAAAPAGFTVSDVTPLDGAGLSGGMVLASAAGPAGAAGFVDSPVLAAMGSAPALGGLSVPASWSAAAPGGTGAVTLAGTGWTAAADEGTSVAGVPAGMSSPPSAGRGGFGFGTPRYGFKPTIMPKKVLV; encoded by the coding sequence ATGGATTTCGCAGCGCTACCACCCGAGGTGAACTCCGCTCTCATCTACTCCGGTCCCGGGTCGGGCCCGCTGATGGCTGCTGCGTCGGCCTGGACCAGCCTGGCCGACGAGTTGGCGACGGCGGCGGACTCGTACCAATCGGTGCTCGCAGAACTGAGCGGGGAGGAATGGCTGGGCCCGGCGTCGACATCGATGGCCACCGCGGCCGCACCGTATATCGCGTGGATGACATCCACGGCCGCGCAGGTTCAGCACGCCGCCGGGCAAGCCGCCGCGTCGGCAGCAGCCTACGAGTCCGCGTTCGCGATGACGGTGCCCCCGGCGGTGATCGCGGCAAACCGCGCTCAGCTGGCCGCCCTGGTGGCCACCAACTTCCTGGGCCAAAACACTCCTGCGATCGCGGCCACCGAAGCCCAATACGGCGAGATGTGGGCCCAGGACGCTGCCGCCATGTACGGCTACGCGGCCTCCTCAGCCGCCGCCGGGAAACTGACGCCGCTCACCTCCCCGAACCATGTCACCAATCCTGCCGGTCTCGCTGGGCAAGCCGCCGCCGTCACACACGCCGCTGCCAGCGCCACCAGCAATCAAACCGGGTTGATCGGGCTGATCTCCGAACTGCCCAGTGCAGTGGAAAGCCTTGCCTCCCCGCTCGCATCGGCTGTCGAATCATCCCCGATCGGGGCCATGGCAAACGCGATCAACAATTTTCTTGGTATTCCGTTCGTTTCCAATGTCATCTACAACGTGGGAGTCACTCTGGCCTGGAACGTCGCCATGATGACAGCGACATTCCCGCTCCTCGGACATTTCATTGCCGCCGCGCCAGCGGGGTTCACTGTCTCCGACGTCACCCCCCTGGACGGGGCCGGTCTGAGTGGCGGAATGGTGCTGGCAAGCGCGGCCGGCCCGGCGGGCGCTGCCGGTTTCGTCGACTCTCCGGTGCTGGCCGCCATGGGCTCGGCTCCCGCACTGGGCGGGCTGTCGGTGCCGGCAAGCTGGTCTGCAGCGGCGCCGGGCGGCACCGGCGCCGTCACGCTGGCAGGCACCGGCTGGACCGCGGCCGCCGACGAAGGCACCTCGGTGGCTGGCGTGCCGGCCGGAATGTCATCGCCGCCGTCAGCAGGGCGGGGAGGTTTCGGCTTCGGAACTCCCCGATACGGGTTCAAGCCCACGATCATGCCCAAAAAAGTCTTGGTGTGA
- a CDS encoding PPE family protein, SVP subgroup, protein MPFVTVHSAALAAAASKLAGIGSAVTAQNAAAAAPTTAVVPAAADQVSVLQAALFSAYGQLYQQISAQATAIHEMLVHTLGVSAASYETTEAANSAAAGSGLSGLGGILGGLTGSGSPSSAISAAWSAFTGFLGNTGPLGPSGAMTSVVMSEMGNFASAYSDVIALGGGGLLTALAGESEEIGGVAGATGLDGTLLAGAVGPAASAGSGGPGAMPVLAGVGQASAIGGLSVPPSWAAEAVPAPSPAPATLVGAGWTTAAPHAAPVATMPTSMPSVPSAGRGGLGFGTPRYGVKPTVMPKPAVV, encoded by the coding sequence ATGCCTTTTGTGACCGTGCACTCTGCAGCGCTCGCCGCCGCGGCGAGCAAGTTGGCCGGTATCGGTTCGGCGGTGACCGCGCAAAACGCCGCAGCCGCAGCACCGACCACAGCGGTGGTCCCCGCGGCCGCTGACCAGGTGTCCGTGCTGCAGGCCGCGCTGTTTTCCGCTTATGGCCAGCTCTACCAGCAGATCAGCGCCCAGGCCACCGCCATCCATGAGATGCTCGTGCACACTCTGGGTGTCAGCGCCGCGTCCTACGAGACCACCGAGGCGGCTAACTCTGCGGCGGCCGGGTCGGGCTTGTCTGGGCTCGGCGGAATCCTGGGCGGGCTGACCGGGTCCGGCTCGCCGTCCAGCGCAATTTCGGCGGCCTGGAGCGCCTTCACCGGGTTCCTTGGTAATACCGGGCCCCTGGGTCCCTCGGGTGCGATGACCTCTGTGGTGATGAGCGAGATGGGGAATTTTGCCTCCGCGTATTCCGACGTCATCGCGCTGGGCGGTGGCGGCCTTCTTACCGCCCTCGCCGGGGAAAGTGAGGAGATCGGCGGCGTGGCCGGCGCTACGGGACTGGACGGAACGCTGCTGGCGGGTGCTGTGGGGCCGGCCGCTTCGGCCGGGTCAGGTGGCCCCGGTGCGATGCCGGTGTTGGCAGGTGTCGGCCAGGCGTCAGCGATCGGGGGGTTGTCGGTACCACCGAGCTGGGCCGCCGAGGCTGTCCCGGCGCCGAGCCCCGCCCCGGCGACATTGGTGGGCGCCGGCTGGACCACTGCCGCGCCGCACGCCGCCCCGGTGGCGACCATGCCGACCAGCATGCCGTCAGTGCCGTCGGCCGGCCGTGGCGGCTTGGGCTTCGGCACGCCGCGCTATGGCGTCAAACCCACGGTCATGCCCAAACCGGCGGTCGTCTAG
- a CDS encoding DUF732 domain-containing protein — protein MKSLLVLASIAAAVGLAAPAQAERSGNDAGFLAALEQAGLSHRGPDRAIAAGKAVCELMDNGLSPIDTVNAVRTTNPGFTVEHAAKFAGIAASAYCPEHL, from the coding sequence ATGAAAAGCTTACTCGTGCTGGCGAGCATCGCAGCCGCCGTCGGTCTGGCAGCCCCTGCGCAGGCCGAGCGCTCCGGTAACGACGCGGGATTTCTTGCCGCACTCGAGCAGGCGGGTCTTAGCCATCGCGGGCCGGACCGTGCTATCGCGGCCGGTAAAGCGGTGTGTGAGCTCATGGACAACGGTCTTTCTCCGATCGACACCGTCAACGCAGTGCGCACCACCAATCCCGGATTCACGGTTGAGCATGCTGCAAAATTTGCTGGCATCGCGGCCAGCGCGTACTGCCCCGAACATCTCTGA
- a CDS encoding YncE family protein produces the protein MNEGIEVVGLAGGAERQVAAAPFVDAGTGWCFTVVADVAVNNGPIGGMDITSDGRRLVVTNHGAHSVSVVDTRTCTVVDTVAGTPEPFAVAMSEAAPDRAHISTASPAYDAIAAVDLCTRTVAAVYPIALSVRDLAIGPDGQRVYLSRTGVDCADVAILNTGSGRVDAITIAGAPGTTPQCLRISSDAERLYLATNGPSGGRIVVIDACRQQAVDIIEIHLPLAMSRSALREAPPMLPVAMRTPGRCSTSSTPARTWLPAHTRYAGLAAFSPSSHQAATGRGSTSPTPAVLWCCPP, from the coding sequence GTGAATGAGGGAATTGAAGTTGTCGGTCTGGCCGGCGGCGCCGAACGTCAGGTCGCGGCGGCACCGTTTGTCGACGCCGGCACCGGGTGGTGTTTCACCGTGGTCGCTGATGTCGCTGTGAACAACGGCCCTATCGGGGGGATGGACATCACTTCTGACGGTCGGCGCCTGGTGGTAACGAACCATGGTGCTCACAGCGTTTCGGTGGTCGACACCCGCACCTGCACCGTCGTCGACACCGTCGCCGGCACCCCCGAACCCTTTGCGGTTGCCATGAGCGAGGCCGCACCCGACCGGGCGCACATCAGCACCGCATCGCCGGCATATGACGCCATCGCGGCGGTCGATTTGTGCACCAGGACGGTTGCCGCGGTCTATCCGATCGCGCTCAGTGTGCGTGACCTGGCCATCGGCCCGGACGGACAGCGCGTCTACCTCAGCCGTACCGGAGTCGACTGCGCCGATGTGGCGATCCTCAACACCGGCTCAGGGCGAGTCGATGCGATCACCATCGCGGGTGCGCCAGGAACGACCCCGCAATGTTTGCGCATCAGTTCGGACGCGGAACGCTTGTACCTCGCGACCAACGGCCCATCCGGTGGTCGGATTGTCGTGATCGACGCATGCCGTCAACAGGCCGTTGACATTATCGAGATCCATCTGCCATTAGCGATGTCGCGCTCAGCCCTACGGGAGGCACCGCCTATGTTGCCCGTTGCGATGCGGACGCCGGGCCGGTGCTCGACCTCATCGACACCGGCACGCACCTGGTTACCGGCACATACTCGATACGCGGGCTTGGCGGCTTTCTCACCCAGCTCACACCAAGCAGCGACGGGGCGCGGGTCTACCTCACCGACACCGGCGGTGTTATGGTGCTGTCCACCCTGA
- a CDS encoding long-chain fatty acid--CoA ligase, with protein sequence MHSTMQNYPLTITAILRHATSVHRARRVTAATEGGYRQCSYRELGQQAAQLANVLRRIGITGDQRVATFMWNNIEHLTTYLAVPAMGAVLHTLNIRLFADQIAYIANEAGDAVIVVDMSLAALLAPILPRLDSVHTVIAVGDGDTAPLEHGRKTVLRYADVLARESTEFSWPDLDEYSAAAMCYTSGTTGNPKGVVYSHRSSFLHAMAVCTSNGIGIGSTDCVLPVVPMFHANAWGLPYAALMAGADLVLPDRHLDARSLIGMIEKLRPTVAGAVPTIWNDVMHYLEKDPAHDISSLRLVACGGSAVPMSLMRTFEEKYGVQIRQLWGMTETSPMATMAWPPPGTPDHQHWALRATQGQPVCGVEARIVDDDGTVLPNDGKAVGELEVRGPWIAGSYYLGRDESKFDSGWLRTGDVGRIDPQGFITLTDRAKDVIKSGGEWISSVELENVLIAHPDVIEAAVVGVPDERWQERPLAVIVAREGSSVSAEQLRAFLADKVVRWWLPERWTFVDAIPRTSVGKFDKKAIRARYAQNDYAVSEVRD encoded by the coding sequence ATGCATAGCACCATGCAGAACTACCCGTTGACGATCACCGCTATCCTCAGGCATGCCACCAGCGTCCACAGAGCGCGCCGCGTTACCGCCGCGACCGAGGGCGGTTACCGCCAGTGCAGCTACCGCGAGCTGGGGCAGCAGGCGGCACAGTTGGCAAACGTGTTGCGCCGCATCGGTATCACCGGCGACCAGCGGGTCGCCACATTCATGTGGAACAACATCGAACATCTGACGACGTATCTGGCCGTACCGGCGATGGGTGCGGTGCTGCACACCCTCAACATCCGGCTGTTCGCCGACCAGATCGCTTATATCGCCAATGAGGCCGGAGACGCGGTCATCGTGGTCGATATGTCGCTGGCCGCGCTGCTGGCGCCCATCCTGCCGCGTCTGGATAGTGTGCACACTGTGATCGCCGTGGGTGACGGCGACACCGCCCCGCTCGAGCACGGGCGTAAGACCGTGCTGCGCTACGCCGACGTGCTGGCACGAGAGTCCACCGAATTCAGTTGGCCGGATCTCGATGAGTACTCCGCGGCCGCGATGTGTTACACCAGCGGCACCACCGGCAACCCGAAGGGCGTCGTCTATAGCCATCGTTCAAGTTTCCTGCATGCCATGGCGGTGTGTACCTCTAACGGCATCGGGATCGGGTCAACCGATTGCGTGCTGCCCGTTGTGCCGATGTTCCACGCCAACGCATGGGGTCTGCCGTATGCGGCGTTGATGGCGGGTGCTGATCTGGTGCTGCCCGATCGCCACCTCGATGCCCGATCGTTGATCGGCATGATCGAGAAACTGCGGCCGACGGTTGCCGGCGCGGTTCCGACGATCTGGAACGACGTCATGCACTACTTGGAGAAAGATCCTGCCCACGACATATCGTCGCTTCGATTGGTGGCCTGCGGTGGTTCAGCGGTTCCGATGTCACTGATGCGCACTTTTGAAGAGAAATACGGTGTGCAGATTCGGCAATTGTGGGGCATGACCGAAACCTCGCCGATGGCCACCATGGCGTGGCCACCCCCGGGGACCCCGGACCACCAGCACTGGGCGCTGCGCGCAACCCAGGGGCAGCCGGTGTGCGGTGTCGAAGCCCGCATCGTTGACGACGACGGCACCGTGTTGCCCAACGACGGGAAGGCCGTCGGTGAACTGGAGGTTCGCGGCCCGTGGATTGCCGGCTCCTACTATTTGGGGCGCGACGAGTCCAAATTCGACTCCGGCTGGCTCCGCACCGGCGATGTGGGGCGTATCGACCCGCAGGGTTTCATCACGTTGACCGACCGCGCCAAAGACGTCATCAAGTCAGGCGGAGAATGGATCTCCTCGGTTGAATTAGAAAACGTGCTGATCGCTCACCCCGATGTGATCGAGGCCGCGGTAGTAGGGGTTCCCGACGAGCGCTGGCAGGAGCGGCCACTGGCTGTGATCGTGGCGAGGGAGGGCTCATCGGTCAGTGCCGAACAGCTGAGAGCCTTCCTCGCGGACAAGGTTGTTCGGTGGTGGTTGCCGGAGCGGTGGACCTTCGTCGATGCGATTCCGCGCACCAGCGTCGGCAAATTCGACAAGAAAGCCATTCGCGCACGGTATGCCCAGAACGACTACGCAGTAAGCGAGGTCCGCGACTGA
- a CDS encoding NAD(P)H-dependent amine dehydrogenase family protein: MGLRVVQWATGSVGVAAIKGVLEHPELELAGCWVHSEAKSGKDVGEIIGTAPLGVTTTNNVDDVLALDADAVIYAPLLPNVEDVAALLRSGKNVVTPVGWFYPSEKEAAPLEVAAQAGNATLHGAGIGPGAVTELFPLMLSVMSTGVTFVRSEEFSDLRTYGAPDVLRYVMGFGGTPESALTGPMQKLLDGGFIQSVRLCVDRLGFAADPEIRASQEVAVATAPIDSPIGVIEPGQVAGRRFHWEALVGDEVVVRITVNWLMGQQNLDPPWSFGPAGERYEIEVRGNPDTFVTIKGWQPDSVEAGLKSNPGIVATAAHCVNAVPAVCAAPAGIQGFFDLPLITGRSAAGLAR; the protein is encoded by the coding sequence ATGGGTCTGCGGGTCGTTCAGTGGGCGACCGGATCGGTCGGCGTGGCCGCGATCAAAGGGGTGCTGGAACATCCCGAGCTCGAACTGGCTGGATGCTGGGTGCATTCGGAAGCCAAAAGCGGTAAAGACGTCGGCGAGATCATCGGGACCGCGCCGTTAGGCGTGACGACCACCAACAACGTCGATGATGTGCTGGCGCTCGACGCCGACGCAGTGATCTACGCGCCGCTGCTGCCTAACGTCGAGGACGTCGCGGCACTGCTACGGTCGGGTAAAAACGTCGTCACCCCGGTGGGCTGGTTCTACCCGAGCGAGAAGGAGGCCGCCCCGCTGGAGGTCGCGGCACAGGCCGGAAATGCGACGCTGCACGGCGCGGGCATCGGACCCGGTGCGGTGACCGAACTGTTCCCCCTGATGCTGTCGGTGATGTCCACGGGTGTGACTTTTGTTCGCTCCGAAGAGTTTTCGGATTTGCGAACGTATGGAGCGCCGGATGTGCTGCGCTATGTGATGGGTTTCGGCGGAACACCGGAGAGTGCGTTGACCGGTCCGATGCAAAAGCTCCTGGACGGTGGGTTCATCCAATCGGTGCGGTTGTGCGTCGACAGGTTGGGGTTCGCCGCTGACCCCGAGATCCGCGCGTCGCAGGAGGTGGCTGTCGCAACCGCGCCGATCGACTCGCCGATCGGGGTGATCGAGCCCGGCCAGGTCGCCGGGCGTCGTTTCCACTGGGAGGCGCTGGTCGGCGACGAGGTCGTCGTACGGATCACCGTGAACTGGCTGATGGGTCAGCAAAACCTCGACCCGCCATGGTCTTTTGGGCCGGCGGGGGAACGCTACGAGATCGAAGTGCGCGGGAATCCGGACACTTTCGTCACCATCAAAGGGTGGCAACCGGACAGTGTCGAAGCAGGGTTGAAGAGCAACCCCGGCATCGTGGCGACCGCCGCGCACTGCGTGAACGCGGTTCCGGCGGTGTGCGCGGCCCCGGCGGGCATCCAAGGTTTCTTCGACCTGCCGCTTATCACCGGACGGTCCGCAGCCGGGCTAGCGCGTTGA
- a CDS encoding class II glutamine amidotransferase, with product MCRLFALHAGTNVVKATFWLLDAPNNLAVQSRRNPDGTGLGVFDADGRPEVRKQPIAAWQDIDFALEAHHMTGTTFLAHVRYATAGSHDIVNTHPFMQDGRIFAHNGVLERLDPLDERLRELGTAGLVAGQTDSERVFALITASIRARAGDVPAGLLDAMRWLAANVPIYAANILLSTATDVWALRYPEPHELYVLDRRERAVDRAFELRTNRIRARSEQLAVAPSVVFASEPMDDDPRWRLLSPGELIHVDATLQITSRLALPDPPAHQLRREDLSPAAQAAQHESV from the coding sequence ATGTGTCGACTCTTCGCCCTTCACGCCGGCACCAACGTTGTCAAGGCAACGTTTTGGCTGCTCGATGCTCCGAACAACCTGGCCGTGCAGAGCAGAAGGAACCCGGATGGCACGGGGCTGGGTGTCTTCGATGCAGACGGACGGCCAGAGGTGCGCAAGCAGCCGATCGCGGCTTGGCAAGACATCGATTTCGCGCTCGAAGCTCATCACATGACCGGCACCACCTTCCTCGCCCATGTCCGCTACGCGACAGCGGGATCACATGACATTGTCAACACCCATCCCTTTATGCAGGACGGCCGGATCTTCGCCCACAACGGGGTGCTGGAACGCCTGGACCCGCTCGATGAACGTCTTCGCGAGCTTGGTACCGCCGGTCTGGTAGCCGGCCAGACGGATTCCGAGCGGGTATTCGCGCTGATTACCGCCTCGATCCGTGCTCGCGCCGGTGACGTGCCGGCCGGTCTGCTGGACGCCATGAGATGGTTGGCTGCCAATGTGCCGATCTACGCCGCCAACATCCTGCTGAGCACCGCTACCGATGTGTGGGCATTGCGCTACCCGGAGCCACACGAGCTGTATGTCTTGGACCGCCGGGAACGTGCGGTCGATCGAGCTTTTGAGTTGCGCACTAACCGGATTCGCGCACGTTCTGAACAGCTGGCAGTCGCGCCATCGGTGGTGTTCGCGAGTGAACCAATGGATGACGACCCGCGGTGGCGGCTGCTCTCGCCGGGAGAGTTGATCCACGTCGACGCCACGCTGCAGATCACCAGCCGCCTGGCACTACCGGATCCACCCGCGCACCAGCTGCGCCGAGAGGACCTGAGCCCGGCGGCGCAGGCGGCGCAGCATGAGTCGGTGTAA
- a CDS encoding patatin-like phospholipase family protein, whose amino-acid sequence MTTRCALVFGGGGVAGIAWEIGILRGIADESPEVARRLLDSEVLVGTSAGSAVAAQVSSGTALEDLFTRQVAETSAELDPGVGVDQVTALFLAAMAAPDTTAAQKRQRIGAMASTAETVAGPIRHEVIARRLPSHEWPDRAVRITAIDIATGERVVFHRDSGVELVDAVAASCAVPGAWPPVRIGHRRYMDGGIGSSINLDVAGDCELAVVLVPMAASAPSLFGPGPAAEIAAFAGRALGVFADDDAVAAFGTNPLDPRCRVASAVAGRAQGRREAARVEGFLGV is encoded by the coding sequence GTGACAACCAGGTGCGCTCTCGTGTTCGGAGGCGGTGGAGTAGCGGGAATCGCTTGGGAGATTGGCATTCTGCGCGGTATCGCCGACGAGTCGCCGGAAGTGGCCCGGCGGCTGCTTGATTCTGAGGTGCTGGTCGGGACGTCGGCCGGTTCCGCGGTGGCGGCTCAGGTCAGCAGCGGGACCGCGCTTGAGGATCTGTTCACCCGGCAAGTCGCTGAAACGTCTGCTGAGCTTGATCCCGGTGTTGGCGTGGATCAGGTGACCGCGCTTTTTCTGGCCGCCATGGCCGCACCGGACACCACGGCCGCGCAGAAGCGGCAGCGCATCGGAGCGATGGCGTCGACCGCCGAAACCGTGGCCGGGCCGATCCGTCACGAGGTGATCGCCCGCCGGCTGCCGTCGCACGAGTGGCCGGACCGGGCGGTGCGGATCACCGCTATCGACATCGCCACCGGAGAGCGGGTTGTCTTCCACCGCGACTCCGGCGTCGAGCTGGTCGACGCGGTGGCAGCCAGTTGCGCGGTGCCCGGCGCGTGGCCGCCGGTGAGAATCGGGCACCGGCGATACATGGACGGCGGCATCGGCAGCTCGATCAACCTTGACGTCGCCGGTGATTGTGAACTGGCGGTTGTGCTGGTTCCCATGGCCGCGTCGGCGCCATCACTATTCGGCCCGGGCCCGGCAGCCGAGATCGCGGCATTCGCCGGCAGGGCGTTGGGTGTGTTCGCTGACGACGACGCGGTGGCAGCGTTCGGGACCAACCCGCTGGATCCCCGGTGCCGCGTGGCCTCGGCGGTCGCGGGACGTGCGCAGGGCCGGCGTGAGGCCGCGAGAGTGGAGGGGTTCCTGGGCGTCTAA